One genomic region from Bufo bufo chromosome 3, aBufBuf1.1, whole genome shotgun sequence encodes:
- the TMEM234 gene encoding transmembrane protein 234 yields the protein MSPSAGHVCSLLFVSVLWGVTNPFLRRGAEGVERVRVEGRVRRLLYEATFLISNYRYVVPFLLNQGGSVVFYLTLASADLSLVVPVCNSLALVFTAVTGKLLGEDIGGKGAVLGLLLTTLGISICVGSSVSD from the exons ATGTCTCCATCCGCAGGCCATGTGTGCTCTCTTCTGTTTGTGTCCGTACTCTGGGGGGTCACCAACCCCTTCCTGAGAAGAGGAGCAGAGGGGGTGGAACGTGTGAGAGTGGAAGGGAGAGTACGGAGGCTGCTGTATGAAGCAACGTTCCTGATATCTAACTACAGG TATGTGGTCCCATTTTTGCTGAACCAGGGAGGATCCGTGGTTTTTTACCTTACGTTGGCCTCAGCAG ATCTGTCGCTGGTCGTACCTGTCTGTAATTCTCTTGCACTGGTGTTTACAGCGGTGACTGGAAAGCTACTTGGAGAGGACATAGGAGGAAAGG GAGCTGTTCTTGGGTTGCTTCTTACTACGTTGGGTATTTCAATCTGTGTGGGAAGTTCTGTCAGTGACTGA